GGACTTGACGGCAAGTTGTTAGGGTTTCCTATTTTAGGTATTAGCACTTGCTACCGTACACGAAATGTAATCTGTTATCTTTCGGGAAGCTCTATAAATACTATTTACATGCTAAATGAACATCTGTAATCTTTACTTTAAGACTTGtgacatatttatttactttcttAATTACCCCGGGCTCAAGTGAATTTAAATGACAGGCTCGATTACAACAAAGCAATGCAAATAATATGGCAAAGTAATATGATTATAATATACAAAGTGGATGACATAATACTAAATGGCCATACCTGACACaatactaattttaaataaattattatctaAGACTTTGATAGCCCGTactcgaaataaataatataataatatatatattaccaCAAATAAACACTTAATTAGACTAATTCATCAATCGACTTTATCGATAGACGTGCAGactatttgtatatatatcgCCAGAAACACAATGGAAAACCATGTCATATGATATGTTAATTCGCAGCGAGCTCTTCAAACTGAAATTATCACCAATCACATGCAAATTAGCCTTTAAATAAGTATTTCCTTTCGCCTTGCGAAAAGATTCCATGGAATTTGCTGCCAGCTTTCAATCGCTGTGGAAATTAATGAAAACTGTTTGCTCGCGCCATTATCTCGGGATCTCTATCAATATCAATCGCGACGATATCTAATTATTGGCCCGAACGTGCCCTTGACGTTCGCACTCCACGACGAGCTTTCCCTGGAAGCCTGTTTACCcattaagttatttatttgccCAGCCCACAGCCATTgactaaaaaaagaaagacaCCTTAAATATTTGTGCTCGCAGTACCCCATTTATTATGCCGTAATTCACAAGTGCTCGTATATGTCAGAGATAGCCCCGGGAAAATCGGGAGAGAAGGTCAGCCAAAGGGGGTGAATAGCACGGGCACGTGATCACTCATCAATCGTGGATTCAAGATCGCCAGATTGCGGGTGACGGGTTGTCTGCAAATGGGGAAACACTTTAATCATTTTGTCTGATTCAGGACTAAGCGCGCATTCCAGCGGCTAATTGATTGCGGGTTTATTGTGAAAAGGCAGCAGACATAAAGCcagatggtttttttttttaatgggatAAACTAATTTGGCAAACACAAATGCTTTTAGGTCtggcaaaataataaaatggagttgaagaaatatttttggaatattatttttaattatttaaatttatttttaagtattattatttattatccaCTTAGTTTTTGaacttaactttatttaaataagattttcCCCATAATATAactaaacattattttaaataaaaatcttaaaattgaATATTCCATCCTCTTCCAGCTGTCAGCAGTCATGTCTTCGGCTACTCTGAGCCCAACCAGCGTCGCTGGGCCCGTCACCATGGTCATTGTGCGGGGAAGACCCAATCGCCCATTGCCATCACCACCAGCCGGGTAAGTTCCCGAACTTGAAGCCCAGTTAAGCGGGCTCACTAACTTGGACAATTTGCTCCCTTTCAGACAATGGCCGTTCACATGCCGGCGGTGGACATGATTGGCTATCACAATCTACTACCCTATCCCCTAAAAATGCTCAACAATGGACATACGGGTAAGAGTTTAAGGAGATACTTATTACACCGAAAAATTTGTTCCTTTTACTAAGtaatttttatatgaaaaacatgtttttatacaagttaggcttagtactcaacccaacaaaaagtcgtccagaACAAAAAAcgtatgaaaaacaacgtcaaaaaattttgtttcatatgaagtttagttttggacgactttttgttgggttgagtactagccctaaaatttgaattaatctTGGTatcgttaattgaataaaaaaggcATTAAATAGTCTTCAAATGTATATTAACATAATGCTTTGAAGTTATGTTTCCAaattaattacactgtgcagcatttttagtgctttttaaatttacctcgatggatgctatatttttggattcgttacgaattcccaagttaaactgcgttttccaaaaagttccccgacgcaagaattcttagcaaaaggacctcaaagttcgaaaaattcagaaattggccaactttctaaagctctcagaggcaaacggattcatggtttggttagatgctaaagttttttaaaagatacaccctttatcttttaaaccccatacttacaaaatttttaagattttttttaaggcagaaacaagttttagaaaacatagtcaaaaaacataaaagtatacagctgcggtcaaaatggtagtagtgttgccgccctgtgtatttaaaagtttgttgttgtaattgatcttttcctggtaatattgtattgattataattttcctattagactaattggataagaaaaaattacaacatcaaacttttaaaatacacaaggcggcaacactactactattttgaccgcagctgtatgtttttcagttttttgactatgttttttgaaatttatttctgccttaaaaaaaatcctaaaattattttatgtatggggtttgaaagataaagggtgtatctttttaaaaactttaacttcaaaccaagccatgcatccatttgcctctgagagctccgcaaagttggccaatttcagcatttttcgaactttgaggtccttttgctaagaatccttgcgtcggggaactctttggaaaacgcagtttaacttgggaattcgtaacgaatccaaaaatatagcatttatcgaggttaatttttgatgctgcatagtgttatagatagtaaaattataacaatatttctaaaaattaaattaagttctaaaatctggaaaataaataaaattatttttctcagtgtagtATTAGTGCTAATTGATCATCTGCCTTGCAGTTTCCATCAGCATACCCAAGGTTAATGTGACTGAGGTGGGTGAGGATTTTCTGCCCTACATCCGTGGCGCCAAGTTGCCAGGTGAATTCGAGTTGGAGGGCCTGCACTTCCACTGGGGCGACAAGAACAACCGGGGATCCGAGCACGTCATTAACGACATCCGCTACACCATGGAGATGCACATTGTGCACCGCAACAAGAAGTATGCCACCATCGGGGAGGCCCTAAATCATCCGGATGGTGCCGCCGTCCTGGGATTCTTCTTCAATGTGAGTGGTTTGGGGAATTGTGCTCATTCCGAATGATTTGTAAACCCATTTGTGTCGTACCCACAGCTCGACGAGGATGAGGGTCCTGGTCTGGTCACGATTAACCGCCATTTGCATCTGATTGCCGATGCCAACCAGGAGGCCTCGTTGAATGTCACCTTCTCGCTTTCCTCGCTGATTGCTGGCGTGGATGTGGACAAGTTTTACACCTACAAGGGTGGGTAATCTTTTAGTAATCCTTTttaggatttaaaaaatatttatctaaaattttgattcattagcttttatttcattattatttatcatattattttaccTTTAATTGAGTGATACAGCCAAGGGACACTCCCTCTTTCAATTATTATTCAGTGAGCGTTTCGCGAGTAAAGTCAATAAATACCCGTTGATTAGGTGACATCGAATCGATGTCTACAAGCAATGTTTATCTGTGATGTCACTCAAATTAATGATATATGTTTACCTTGCAGGTTCCCTGACCACGCCGCCCTGTTCGGAGGCTGTTACCTGGATCCTGTTCCCCGATCCCATCCCGATTTCGCCCAAGCAGATCTCCCGTTTCCGCCAGCTGTCGGACACCCAGGATGGCGCCTTGGTGGACAATTTTAGGACCCTGCAGCCTGTGGGCAACCGCAGGATCTTCGCTCGCACAGGACATGTGCGTCATACCTCGATTGCGGCATTGAAGCACGAGGGCGACTATCTCAAGTACGACTGGTTCTActgatatatgtatatctatCGACTCGAACTGGCAGCCGGATGTGGAGCACTGTGCCATCCCATATTAGGATACCTCTAAACTAAGCATTTAATAAGTTACACTAACATTTAGTCTAACCATTAAACAGATTATGAAATcaggaaaatttaattctttacaaaattactaaattaaaattaaaataaaatatttaataaaagtagataaaaaattgattttgtttaaataagaaaCTCGTATATTTCTTATTAACTTTATAAGATTCTAAAGGAAACAAATCATggctttcaatttttttacgaaacaatatttttttagttactgAATTCGCTTCGCTGAAACGCTTCCTACGTTATCATGTGTGATTTGCGACCATACAAGGCCAAGGAGGTGGGAATATCCTCTACAAAAAAGCTCGCTGGAAATAGAGCAAATGTCTTGTGGAGAAGAGCCAGTAGAGTCCGCTCCACCGTTTCATCCACCAGGGGACGCAGAGCCTCAAAAACATCCTTCCAATTGTCGTTAAAGAACTGATTGGTGCTCTGTTCCACCTCTTTTTGCCCATTAAAAAGGTTATCCATTCTGGTTCGCACTTTGCCAACCTCCAACTTTACCTTCACGGAAGTCACATTGTAAAATGTGTAGCCGCCCTTTTCGTAGAGGCGTGTCTTGGTGCTCATCAGTATGTCCAGGTCATCTTTCAAGCGAAATAGATCCGAGTATTATTTAAAGACGTATAGCAACAGTAATCATTGGTAATTACCTATTTCCATGACGATTTTTCCAGCTCCCTTCAGGGGCACCAGTAAAATGCGACCTAACATTTTATAGTGACCATCCATTCGCATTTTGGGCAGATAGATCTTTGTTAGCCAACTGAAGTCCTTTTTGCTGACTCTGGAAaagtattaataaattattaataatagtaattttaatttattaaatggttGTTATTACtgaattaaatattgtttaccagttataatttaattgaaatgattaaTGGAATTATAAATTGCAAAACCCTAGAGCTGCGAAGtacaatatattattttagatCGCCACTACAACTTAAGTGTAACTAATTGATTAATTAATGAGAACTAATTTTAAGTACCAACATTTAATCActttataaagtttttaattgctaCAAGTATAGTAGCTTTAGTGCATTATTAAATGGGAATTTCCCAGAAAAGATGTTCGCCTATAGGAGCTCAACGACCTCAATCAAGCAACTTTTGATCGCTCTTGACAGCTGTGCTCTATCGTTAGTAAACTATACTTACTTGCTTTCCTTGATCACCATTTTGCCAAAGCCACTGATCAGCATATCCGTGAGATTGGCCGAAATGGTGGCCACATCGCTGTTGTCCTGCTTGAAAACCAGCTGATCCTGTCGCATGGGGTCAATGGGTCCAAAGGTGTCCTCAATCTCGGGAATgcctaaataaaattttcgttttaaatatttaagtttatgttttatttattatatcaccTTTGACCAGCTGGTTCATGAAAGCCTGTATGGAGCGCGTTGAGCATTTGGTGAAT
This portion of the Drosophila takahashii strain IR98-3 E-12201 chromosome 3R, DtakHiC1v2, whole genome shotgun sequence genome encodes:
- the CAH9 gene encoding carbonic anhydrase 2, with product MKLAVIFEASFLVICWTQAVSSHVFGYSEPNQRRWARHHGHCAGKTQSPIAITTSRTMAVHMPAVDMIGYHNLLPYPLKMLNNGHTVSISIPKVNVTEVGEDFLPYIRGAKLPGEFELEGLHFHWGDKNNRGSEHVINDIRYTMEMHIVHRNKKYATIGEALNHPDGAAVLGFFFNLDEDEGPGLVTINRHLHLIADANQEASLNVTFSLSSLIAGVDVDKFYTYKGSLTTPPCSEAVTWILFPDPIPISPKQISRFRQLSDTQDGALVDNFRTLQPVGNRRIFARTGHVRHTSIAALKHEGDYLKYDWFY